In Dehalococcoidales bacterium, the genomic window CCGAGCAGCAGGGCCATTCCATAATGAAAGAGGTGGCTATTCTTATTATTCACGGTATACTCCATCTCCTGGGCTATCAGGATGAAGAGCCGGAGCTTAAGCTCCGGATGGCAGGCAGAGAGGCGGAGATACTAGGTCTGATCGAGGACATACTGAAACAAGCGGAGGCACCGTAAAGGTGAAGGTCCTTGGTATCAGCGGCAGCCCGCGGCGGGGTGGTAACACCGACCTTCTTCTTGGAGAGGTTATGAAGGGTGCTGCCAGCCGGGGTGCCGAGGTCAAAACCATTATCCTTAATGAACTCGATATTAACCCCTGCCAGCACTGTGATGCCTGCTACAGGGCAGGTAGATGCACCATAAACGACGACATGCAGACGGTCTATCGCGAGCTCGAAGAGGCAGACCGGGTAGTCCTGGCCTCACCCGTCCACTTCCTGGGCCCGACAGTCCAGATGAAGGCGATGATCGACCGCTGTCAGGCACTCTGGGCAAGGAAGTACATACTTAAGATACCACCGCTAGGCGACCGGCGAGAGAGAAAGGGACTGTTCGTTTCCGCCGGCGCCCTGAAAATGGCTAACCTCTTCGAGCCGTCTCTGGCGATAGTAAAGGCCTTGTTTACCGTCCTGGACATCACCTATGCCGGCGAGTTGGTGTTTCGCGGTATAGATGAGAAGGGCATTATCACCAAGCACCCTGATGCCCTGCGCCGGGCTTTCCTCGCCGGGCAAGAACTGGCCGACAATTGACCGGCTTCAGCGACCTGCCCGACGCCGTCTGAGCACCAGCGGTACAACTATACCAACGGCTACAGCAGCGATAATCCCGCCGACCAGTGTCGGGCTGGTCTTCCCCTGTGACAGCGAAGGCTCGGCAGGGGGAGCCTCCGGCGGCTCCGCCGGTGGTGCTGCCGGGGCAGTGCCCCGAACCTCAAAAGTACCCGTTAGCCCGTTGACATCTACAATATAGGTCCCGGGAGTATCCTGACTGGTAGTGAAGGTTACCGGCAGGCTGTTGCCGGCAGCCAGAGGTATGTATCCGGTGGCTTCCGCAGCGCCGTTTATCTTCAACACCAAGATGTAGGTATCTTCAATTTCACCGTTATTGGTTACCAGGACGCTGATGGTTATCTCCTCGCCGGTATCTGCTTCCCGGGGCGTTATCACCAGGTCGGTTACGGCTAAGACCTCCGGACCGGGGGATGGCGCCGGGGCCGGAGAAGCGGGAACCAGGACAGCAAAAGCACTGAAGTGACTCAGGGATGCAGAAATAGTATTGGTAACGGAGTCAACGGTACTGTCTTCGAGTATTACCCACTCGCCTCCTGGCTCATAACGTTCAGCAATCACCAGGTCATCTTCGCCAACACCTCCGGGCAGTAAAGAGTCATCATAGCCCAGGATAATGTTTATCGCCGGATGGAAGGTAGCACCATCAGGGCCCAGGTCATAAACAAGACCGATGATACTGTAGTCTTCCGGAGGAGCAGGCTGCTCTTCCGGAGCAATCATGGTAAGTTCGCGGAGCGGTTCACCATACTTATCAAGGCACAGTGTGTCTTGCTCGATGCTAAGCCGGCACCGGCCATCTTCGGATTGAAAGACAAAATCACCGATGCAAATACCATCCGAATCGGTGTAATCGGACAAGTCAATAGAGGGATCGACTATTATCTCTTCTTCCTCCGGCACATAGCTCACCGAGTCCATTTCCTGCGACGAGGGTAGATACTTGCTCACCGGGATGGAAAAAGTCATCGAGGATGTTGTGACAACAGCCCTGGACTCGATAAGCTCGCCGATTATATCATAGGTACCGGGCTGGCACCCCGCAGGGAACTGGAGGGGAACCACCATGCTCTCCCGGGCGATTCCGCCCACCTGGTTGGGAAACGGTTCGATATTTAACTTAACGCTTGACTCGAGTGTTACCCGGTCACCGCTACTCCGGTGTTCCGCGACAATACGGGACTTAATGTACCCGCTGCTTACCGACAGGGGTAGGTCCCGCTTACAGGTCGCCGTACCGATAAGCGTGGCGTAGAAGGTATCGCTACCTTCAATTACATAATCGCTGAATAGGGTATCATAGTCGATGGTGAAATAATCATAAACACTCAAGGCAAGAGCCGGCCTGGCGCCGGCGAAAACCGGAAACAGGGCCAGAATAACTATCACCAGCAAGCGCCAGATGGCTGTCCTTCCGTACTGCAGTGGTCTCATCTTCCCGATTATCTCTATTCCTATACTGTCGGCCCCGGGGATAAATCCGGGATGGATGTAGCAGCTAATCTACCCGTCAGTCCCTTCTTGACCGCCATCTGAGTGTCAGCGGAATAGCTACCGCCGCTGCCACGGCACCTATGATCACAAAAATGGGCCACTGTCTGGTCTTACCCTCTGGCTCCGGTTCTACCGGCTCCGAAGGTGGCGGAGCCGGGGTTTCTTCCTCTACCACGGTGAACGAGCCGGTAATACCGTTGACATCCACCAGGTATGAGCCGGCCTCGTCCCTGGCCGCGGTAAAGGTAACCGTTTCACTGGAACCTGCGGAAAGGGTTATTTCTTGAGCTGTTTCAAACTGTCCGTTTATCTCGAGGGTCACGGTATAGCTGCCCGCCGTCTCACCGATATTGTTCACCCGGATACTGATGTTTACCGTTTCACCGGCACCTACCTCCGGCGGCGAGACAATCAGCGAGCCGATGGTAAAAACCGCCGGTAGGGGTAGTGGTGGAGGCGGAGCAGCGAAAGCAATAATGGCAAAGGTGGCCAAGTGGCCGATATAGGCAGTAATGATATTTGCCCGCGGGTCAATCACCGCCGGTATTACCACCCATTCAGCGGCATCTTCATCGTAGTAGGCAATACGCAGGTCCTCTTCATCCACCCCATCGGGGATATCCGAGGGATCATAGCCCCAGTTTACCGTAATCAGCGGGTTAAAGGTCGTCCCGTCGGGCG contains:
- a CDS encoding flavodoxin family protein is translated as MKVLGISGSPRRGGNTDLLLGEVMKGAASRGAEVKTIILNELDINPCQHCDACYRAGRCTINDDMQTVYRELEEADRVVLASPVHFLGPTVQMKAMIDRCQALWARKYILKIPPLGDRRERKGLFVSAGALKMANLFEPSLAIVKALFTVLDITYAGELVFRGIDEKGIITKHPDALRRAFLAGQELADN